DNA sequence from the Bacteroidales bacterium genome:
CCAGGTATTTATGCGTATCAGGTTGAACAATGGTGCAGGCGGAACTTCAGCAGCCCATTACCTGACAATTGCAGAATCTGTTACTGTGCTTGGACTGGGAACCGAAAATGATGCGTTACAGGGCTCTGGTGTTTACGGCAAGCATTTCTCAACAGGCAAGAACTTCGCATTACTTTACGATAATATTGCAGGAACAGGCAGGCCACTTTCCGCTTCATTTATCGAAAATGACGGAACCACCGGGGGTACTGCATACCCAATATTCTATCAGAATCATGTTGATGGCCTCGAAGGCTCATGGGGCGCTTTGATTCCCAATCAGCTGGTCAATGGCCTTCGCCGCGTTGAAATCCGCGACAGGACAAGTGGAAGTATTATTGCCGGATCTGCTACCGTTGCGAATGGTATCTGGCCTTATGGTTCTAATACTGTGAACCCAACAACTGGCACTACCGGATTGCTTATCACACCCTGGCCTAATTTTGTTGCCAGCGCTGTTAATGTGGCTCCGGGAACTACAGTTACATTTACAGATCTCACATTGGGATCACCAACTGCCTGGAACTGGGAATTTATTGGGGGAACACCAAGTTCCTCTTCGCTGCAAAATCCATCCGTTATATATTATAATACCGGTGAGTTTGATGTGACCCTGGAAATAACCACAGAATTCGGAACCGAAGTTATCTCCAAGACCGAATACATCAATGTGAACCCCTTGCCCTGGCCCGAATTCTCAGGAACACCCACCGTTGTACCCATTGGCGAAGGCGTTACATTTACCGATATGAGTACGGGCGATCCAACTTCATGGTCATGGACTTTTGAAGGAGGCACACCGGCCACTTTTAACGGACAAACTCCGCCTGCAGTGACCTATAGCACACCCGGCCAATACGATGTTACCCTCGTAGTTTCGAACCAATGGGGTTCAAACGACATTACCAAAACTGATTATATCACTACTGGATTCCCACCTGTGGTTGACTTTTCGGCAAATACTACCAATATCATCGAAGGACAGACGGTAATTTTCAGCGATCTTACGCAACATGACCCAACCACCTGGGCTTGGGAGTTTGAAGGTGGAATACCGGCAACTTCTGCGAACCAAAATCCTCAGGTTGTGTATAATGCTCCCGGAAGTTTTTCAGTGACACTTACCGCAACCAACCAATTTGGCGAAGACATGTTGACCAAAACCACGTACATTGTGGTAAATCCTGTTGGGATCAGCAATCCGGAGGTGCCTCAATTAGTGCTTTGGCCAAACCCAGGCAGCGGTCTTTTCAACATAAGTTTACCGCAAGCAGGAATGGTAGTAAAAATTTACAATCTCACAGGGCAGATGTTGATGCAAACAATCTTAAACAAAGGAATCAGAGAATTAAATATTAGCCATTTAGATAAGGGAGTTTACATTATTGAGGGTGCTGCAACCGATGGTTTCATTGCCAGAACCAAACTACTGCTTCAATAGTGAGTTCTTAACCAGCATTAAAATTCAATTCCGGCAAATGTTTTTTGAGCAAATGCCGGGATTGTAAATATAATTCGTGGTACAAAAATTGTTGCTTAAAACTGCTACTTTTATGCTTTAATTTTAAAGAAAAATCTTTTTACGAACCAAAATAATTTAATCATGATTAAAAACTTACATTCAATTTTTAGCGCATTGGCAATCACACTATTGTTAGTGTTTGCAACCAATGCTTTGCATGCACAAACGCTGCTTTATTACTGGAACTTTAACGACAATGTTCCGGCAACTGACGAAAACTGGACTCAGCCCATAATGTCGCAAATTGGCGATGCAGAAATAAGCTACACATTTACTGAAGCATATTCATTTAGTGGAACTACCATCAATGGAATAGAAGGTGAAGTAAATGGTGGAAGTTTTGCCCCTCGTGGTGGCGTTGATGTTGTAAACAATGGAGCTTATTTTACAATCACAGCCCCAACAACAGGTTATCAGGACATCATCCTCACCTATCCCACGAGGCGTACTTCCACAGGTTTCCATACTCAGGAAATACAATATACTATTGATGGTACCAACTGGCTGCCCAAGGAGAGTATTGATATTTCGTTATTTGTTAGCAATTGGGTAGAAGGGCAGGTAATAAACGTTAATTTCAGTGGGGTTGCCGGTGTTGACGACAATCCGGATTTTGCTATCCGGGTAATTCTGACCGGAGCAGGCACTTCTGCTGGAAATAACAGGATTGATAATATCAAGGTGACTGGTTCGCAGCCAGGCGCTGTATCACCACCAGCAAATTTTTCAGCCGCCACGGTGAGCGTTTCGCAAATTGACCTTAACTGGGTATTAAACAGCAATAACAACCCGGTTCTCATCGCCTGGTCAGCCGATGGTGTATTTGGAAACCCCAGCGGTTCTTACGATATTGATGACCCAATTACGGGCGGTGGCACTGTGATCTACATGGGTGCGGCAACAAGCTTTTCACACGAAGACCTTAGTGCTGGAACCCCATATTATTACAAAGCCTGGTCTCAGCAAGGAAGTGATTATTCAGCGGGAGTAACAGCACAGGCAACTACCACACCATTGCCGGCGGTTACTGCTTTACCGTATAATGAAGTTTTTGAAGCCGATTTAGGCGATAGCTATGTTTACAGCGTTTCGGGGCCTACCAAATTATGGAATTTTGCAATTTATGAAGACAATGGCTATGCACAGATCAATGGCTTCAATTCAGGTGATGTTGAAGAAGACTGGCTCATTCTGCCAGGAGTAAACTTCGATGACTACGAAAACGAAGTTATGACTTTTGATACATGGTGGCGCTATGGAGAAGATGATGACAACAATTACCTTAAACTTTTCTATTCTACCGATTATCCGGGAACTGGTAATCCTGCCACGTCAACATGGACAGAACTTGCATTTACAAAGCCAACTGCTGAGGATACCTGGGCTTCATCGGGACAAATTGACCTCACCGGAATTACCGGCGAAATGGTTTATATTGGATTTAAGTACCGCTATGAAGCCGGAAAATACAAATGGTGGCAGGTGGATGATATTTCTGTTCTTGGCGATCCAACAGGTATTGACGATGGGCCGGCAGCTTCATTATTACAAATCGGGCCTAACCCAACATCAGGAAGGGTTACGCTAATGTTGCCAGAAACCAACCAGAAAATATTGGTTTACAACATAACAGGAAATGTGGTTCTTGAAACTACGAATTTGGAAAAGAGTTTCGAGCTTAACATGGGATCACACAGTAAGGGAATTTATATCATAAAAGTAATTTCGGCTGATGGCGTAAGATCGTCACATTCAAAATTGATTGTACAATAG
Encoded proteins:
- a CDS encoding choice-of-anchor J domain-containing protein, giving the protein MIKNLHSIFSALAITLLLVFATNALHAQTLLYYWNFNDNVPATDENWTQPIMSQIGDAEISYTFTEAYSFSGTTINGIEGEVNGGSFAPRGGVDVVNNGAYFTITAPTTGYQDIILTYPTRRTSTGFHTQEIQYTIDGTNWLPKESIDISLFVSNWVEGQVINVNFSGVAGVDDNPDFAIRVILTGAGTSAGNNRIDNIKVTGSQPGAVSPPANFSAATVSVSQIDLNWVLNSNNNPVLIAWSADGVFGNPSGSYDIDDPITGGGTVIYMGAATSFSHEDLSAGTPYYYKAWSQQGSDYSAGVTAQATTTPLPAVTALPYNEVFEADLGDSYVYSVSGPTKLWNFAIYEDNGYAQINGFNSGDVEEDWLILPGVNFDDYENEVMTFDTWWRYGEDDDNNYLKLFYSTDYPGTGNPATSTWTELAFTKPTAEDTWASSGQIDLTGITGEMVYIGFKYRYEAGKYKWWQVDDISVLGDPTGIDDGPAASLLQIGPNPTSGRVTLMLPETNQKILVYNITGNVVLETTNLEKSFELNMGSHSKGIYIIKVISADGVRSSHSKLIVQ